GAAGCTGGCGCGCCCACTTACCAATACTATACTTTGGTGCAAAGGAACTTGCCCAGCCAGCAGCGCAGCTCCTACCACTTTATCAAAGGCATTGTGGCGGCCCACGTCCTCGCGTACCAGCAGCAGCTCGCCGGCCGCCGAAAAAAGCGCGGTAGCGTGCAGGCCGCCGGTTTGCTCAAATACCCGCTGGGCCGCCCGCTGGCGCTCGGGCAGCGCATGAATAATGGCCGCCGGCACGCGGGGACTAGCGGCCGGGGCCGGCACCGGGCAGCTTTCGGCCCGCACGGCTTCGATGCTCGTTTTGCCGCACACGCCGCAGCTGGAAGTAGTATAAAAGTGCCGCTCCAGGCGGTTTAGCTCCACTACCACGCCCGGTGCCAGCTCGGCCCGTATGACGTTGCCGCGCTCTTTGGGGCGGCGCGGGTCAGCCTGATGCGCGATGCCCGTCAGGTCGGCGGCCTGCTGCACCATACCCTCACTCAGCAGGAAGCCGGCCACCAGCTCCGCATCGTGGCCGGGGGTGCGCATAGTCACGGCCAGCGTATGCTGCCGGCGCTGCGCCAGTGGGCCGTAAGCCAGGCTTATTTCGAGCGGCGCCTCTACCGCCAGCAGGTCAGTAGCGGCCGAAACAACAGCACCGACCACGCGCTGCACGGTAGTGCGCTCGGCGCTGGTGGCTGAAGGCGGCTGACTACGTAACATGGTTAAACAGATGGGACAAGCAACTGCTTGACCATGCAACCGGCCCGATTGTTCAGCTGCCGGCCCCGAAATACCGCGCCGGACTTCTTACGAGTTGTTTATTTTTCCTGCAAATACTTCACCATCAGCGCTGCGGCTTGCGTGGCCGCGCTGTGCTGGCCCAGCTTCTGGCGCAGCTCGGCATAGCCACTTCGTTGCTGGGCAATGTACGCCTCATCCGTCAGCAGGCGCTTCAGCTCATCGAGCAGGTTACGGGCCGTAAAATTGCCTTGGATAAACTCCGCCACCACTGCGCGGCCCACAATAAG
The sequence above is drawn from the Hymenobacter baengnokdamensis genome and encodes:
- the fdhD gene encoding formate dehydrogenase accessory sulfurtransferase FdhD, whose protein sequence is MLRSQPPSATSAERTTVQRVVGAVVSAATDLLAVEAPLEISLAYGPLAQRRQHTLAVTMRTPGHDAELVAGFLLSEGMVQQAADLTGIAHQADPRRPKERGNVIRAELAPGVVVELNRLERHFYTTSSCGVCGKTSIEAVRAESCPVPAPAASPRVPAAIIHALPERQRAAQRVFEQTGGLHATALFSAAGELLLVREDVGRHNAFDKVVGAALLAGQVPLHQSIVLVSGRASFELVQKAAVAGVAILAAVGAPSSLAVEAAEEFGLTLLGFVRNERFNIYTHAQRIVS